In Candidatus Methanomethylophilus alvi Mx1201, a genomic segment contains:
- a CDS encoding carboxypeptidase regulatory-like domain-containing protein gives MRKFAIGKAAPDDGEPKSSANSGSKGVWFREHWRLLSMFAIIIAAFLMRFVFAYGISAGDNYALSGGSSASNNLRIVEEILAGTYSPVRDAALNYPFGSANTFGPLFDYIIAAIAFVVTLFGVSDATAAAGVLAWSAPILGALTCIPVYMAAKKMFKGDETIGIVAALFYAFFALLIMTTPFSNGTGFAFICFVAAWMVYFLASAFEAVDRDSVAGPKGVFHNKSALMYTVLAGIFFAAVVLSWTDFRMYVVVAAVCLAIAMIVQRIGGRDMWSAVLIVDTVLAIGLVLGACYYIPVGLWDAVFSGGFVLGLLTIAFSIAFAAVEKKPWVVTIPVFIVAIAVVAIAFALGLPEISNAMTHGNSVYNGSLMQSLVNSASRTSISGMASYYGWLTLWFPLIYGGWMLYRYRKHSNSRMYGFTMLFLLSMFFVGWFNADYAVLAGAAFAIGCSALSVRIIRSVDMKGYFASLRGNGVKAGARKALKFFPFSTLLVAVLLVVLPNAVYAVDAATPTNDEKSGYYGGLGYTINTAEDSMIDSLWNEYSDVDKSGSLVTWIGNANDSVIKGGFKSVTDAVGGGASAMTSVYLSDSSAKVVATFALRIMLSADLENFRADIAAAGLDYAEMERLTTGSGAKDYIAANSDDFSGIDIPALTDENAVYLAVTDYIVKTVSEDKIQEMYSSVCVSAKHYNGIKYVEVDGSMLPIYYNDSSSFSTMAYLGNYTTGSYGAVSEFYSINSSTGYTSYTNAMYQTFLWKALFGIDGSGYSSSMTFLQSLALADKSVTVTPAATLDGFKAVYWHVMYNPDSSATASSDGWVDMDAYEAIAKQKTDGGLINYLSSVVLLEYVGNNASAHTDLSGTVIDGTGAVKGVKVAVFEYDSQLGKYVQRSTAYTDGDGKYTVAVPNGPDYYVTFYVGATNAYDGTAVDTRVKASFESDRDLALTAVAVEGTTVLSSDGSPYDKFEGYLVYTGVASGKSYQAAVSNGLISEVHMVPDIYNATLYLADGTSVTTAKVTVSSAIESSAIESLRISVPTGTVTVTVTDEYGAKVSGTDASVYNVDTGEVFKGTTDSAGSAKIVVPAGTYGAQDAGNGYVISSTSTVSVSSGGSKTISLTAYPANNMNITNNSTGSAPTISSIGYTSIAYSDTKAFVPAPGGVANTYTAYVISDGKIYYGVGTSSGTGIALGEGKTVYSVTGTVKDVDGKAASGVTVTFIRGDDGAVFSCTTNGDGQYTAYVPSGTYTLYSYNGDGQADLRTLEVAGDISADSEDGNISLRIAYSVSQTVNFHTGTSSSSTKTLPFYGLSGKITDGETSYNLYVLTNTSGKAVFWVPKDGSIDVTMSAMDAVLLKVLNDKTNSSTGVTSNTSLSTMSFELTEDAEKPLQVKKIGVTNSTEYDLKIYYYTDKDSETPTYFELQKNNGNSIQLFAGKYYLVVDELLNQGYYADDNFTVYLGHNNLTLDSLTNGFECYAVEVKYTDGDSLSITALKDSDGNTGTYEKGDKSTSDTTVTVKYYLEKNHEYIFSVKSGEDKVAVSQKITSSISAVDLTSPYETVKVSGYVGVTADGSMTVEYTYNAVDYELGVDIKDGNYEFNVPKNVTVSMSVKVTVESNNIKYELKTDADESVAVEDKDVTYNFSVISNGVGSTYDDAVEVVSGSFDTAGNGTLEIKVFNTNKYSMTYVITGSSVFVLDKAYTLTIAGESNGTVTVKGHFDATKIGAGDSNMYVTVSDTVGNEVAKCIVPANKYAAASTVNDTVVNVTSADKTSSDIAAGSVYRYAITIVNPNSNLEYANVTASLSDSSVTGWKVFVVDSTGYIIYAGDSTEKFNLNGFSTTTLYVMVINTDGSSTAVPKVKVDVTVTDVAGNAVSLKTDSSEITVSGNIASAAALEAQTADLSLDSGSVSDGGASNEGKKISMTFWALFILTVLVLLLIIWTGSKRGVFSRK, from the coding sequence ATGCGCAAATTTGCTATCGGAAAAGCCGCCCCGGATGATGGGGAACCCAAGTCTTCCGCGAACAGCGGGAGCAAGGGCGTATGGTTCAGAGAGCATTGGCGCTTGCTTTCCATGTTCGCGATCATCATCGCAGCCTTCCTCATGAGGTTCGTATTCGCGTACGGGATCTCCGCCGGAGACAACTATGCGTTGTCCGGCGGTTCAAGCGCTTCCAACAACCTCCGCATAGTGGAGGAGATCCTTGCGGGTACCTACAGTCCCGTCAGGGATGCGGCATTGAACTACCCCTTCGGATCGGCGAACACGTTCGGTCCGCTTTTCGACTATATTATCGCCGCCATCGCGTTCGTCGTGACCCTCTTCGGGGTCTCTGACGCTACCGCGGCCGCCGGAGTCCTCGCATGGTCCGCCCCCATACTCGGAGCGCTCACCTGCATCCCCGTCTACATGGCCGCCAAGAAGATGTTCAAGGGAGACGAGACCATCGGTATCGTCGCAGCCTTGTTCTACGCCTTCTTCGCGCTGCTCATCATGACGACCCCGTTCTCCAACGGGACGGGCTTCGCGTTCATCTGCTTCGTCGCAGCCTGGATGGTCTACTTCCTGGCATCGGCATTCGAAGCGGTGGACAGGGATTCCGTCGCCGGTCCCAAGGGCGTCTTCCACAACAAGTCCGCCCTCATGTACACCGTCCTCGCAGGGATATTCTTCGCAGCGGTCGTACTTTCCTGGACCGATTTCAGGATGTATGTCGTCGTCGCGGCGGTCTGTCTCGCGATAGCGATGATCGTCCAGCGTATCGGCGGAAGGGACATGTGGTCCGCCGTCCTCATAGTCGACACGGTCCTCGCCATCGGACTCGTCCTCGGAGCATGTTATTACATCCCCGTCGGACTGTGGGACGCCGTGTTCTCTGGTGGATTCGTCCTCGGTCTCCTGACCATCGCGTTCAGCATCGCCTTCGCGGCCGTCGAGAAGAAGCCGTGGGTCGTCACGATCCCCGTATTCATCGTCGCCATCGCGGTCGTCGCCATCGCCTTCGCCCTCGGACTGCCCGAGATATCCAACGCGATGACCCACGGGAACAGCGTGTACAACGGGAGCCTCATGCAGTCCCTCGTCAACAGCGCATCCCGCACAAGCATCTCCGGCATGGCCTCTTATTACGGATGGCTCACCCTCTGGTTCCCGCTGATCTACGGCGGATGGATGCTTTACAGATACAGGAAGCACTCCAACTCCAGGATGTACGGGTTCACCATGCTGTTCCTCCTCTCCATGTTCTTTGTGGGATGGTTCAATGCGGACTATGCCGTATTGGCAGGTGCCGCATTCGCCATCGGATGCTCCGCACTGTCCGTGAGGATCATCAGGTCCGTGGACATGAAAGGATACTTCGCATCCCTCAGGGGCAACGGTGTCAAGGCCGGTGCCAGGAAGGCACTCAAGTTCTTCCCGTTCTCCACCCTTCTGGTGGCCGTTCTTCTGGTGGTATTGCCCAACGCGGTATACGCCGTCGACGCCGCCACCCCCACCAACGACGAGAAGTCCGGATACTACGGAGGGCTCGGCTACACGATCAACACCGCCGAGGACTCCATGATCGACTCGCTCTGGAACGAGTATTCCGATGTGGACAAGAGCGGTTCCCTCGTAACTTGGATAGGTAACGCCAACGATTCCGTCATAAAGGGCGGATTCAAGAGCGTCACCGATGCCGTGGGCGGAGGGGCCTCTGCGATGACGTCCGTCTATCTGTCCGATAGCAGTGCGAAGGTCGTCGCCACGTTCGCCCTCCGTATAATGCTCTCGGCGGACCTCGAGAACTTCAGGGCGGACATCGCGGCCGCCGGTCTCGACTACGCCGAGATGGAGAGGCTGACCACCGGAAGCGGTGCGAAGGATTACATCGCGGCCAATTCCGACGACTTCTCCGGAATCGACATCCCCGCCCTGACGGACGAGAACGCGGTGTACCTGGCCGTAACCGATTACATCGTGAAGACCGTCTCCGAGGACAAGATCCAGGAGATGTACTCCTCCGTATGTGTCTCTGCCAAGCACTACAACGGAATCAAATACGTAGAAGTGGACGGAAGCATGCTGCCCATCTACTACAACGACAGCTCCTCGTTCTCCACCATGGCGTACCTCGGCAACTACACCACCGGTTCCTACGGAGCGGTGAGCGAGTTCTACTCGATCAACTCCTCCACCGGGTACACGTCCTACACCAATGCAATGTACCAGACATTCCTGTGGAAGGCCCTGTTCGGTATCGACGGCAGCGGTTACAGCAGCAGTATGACATTCCTGCAGAGCCTCGCTCTCGCCGACAAGAGCGTGACCGTCACCCCGGCGGCCACCCTCGACGGTTTCAAGGCGGTCTACTGGCACGTCATGTACAACCCCGATTCCTCGGCCACGGCATCCTCCGACGGATGGGTCGACATGGATGCATACGAGGCGATCGCGAAGCAGAAGACCGACGGCGGACTCATCAACTATCTGTCCTCCGTAGTCCTGCTTGAATACGTCGGCAACAACGCCTCCGCCCACACCGACCTCTCGGGTACCGTCATCGACGGAACCGGTGCGGTCAAGGGTGTGAAGGTCGCGGTGTTCGAGTACGATTCCCAGCTCGGGAAGTATGTGCAGCGCAGCACCGCATACACCGACGGCGACGGTAAATACACGGTGGCGGTCCCCAACGGGCCCGACTACTATGTGACGTTCTACGTCGGAGCGACCAATGCATACGACGGTACGGCCGTGGATACGCGCGTCAAGGCAAGTTTCGAGTCCGACAGGGATCTGGCACTGACCGCTGTGGCCGTAGAAGGGACCACTGTTCTCTCCTCGGACGGTTCTCCTTATGATAAATTCGAGGGATACCTGGTCTACACCGGTGTGGCTTCCGGTAAATCATATCAGGCCGCTGTAAGCAACGGTTTGATCAGCGAAGTCCACATGGTCCCGGACATCTACAACGCCACCCTCTATCTTGCGGACGGTACTTCAGTGACCACCGCCAAGGTGACGGTGTCCTCCGCCATCGAAAGCTCCGCCATCGAAAGCCTTCGCATATCCGTCCCCACCGGGACCGTCACCGTCACTGTCACCGACGAATACGGTGCGAAGGTCTCCGGAACCGATGCAAGCGTCTACAACGTGGATACCGGAGAGGTCTTCAAGGGAACCACCGATTCCGCAGGGTCGGCCAAGATAGTCGTCCCTGCCGGCACATACGGTGCACAAGATGCAGGTAACGGATATGTCATATCATCCACCTCCACCGTGTCCGTGTCGTCCGGAGGATCCAAGACCATCTCCCTTACCGCATATCCTGCCAACAACATGAATATCACCAACAACAGTACGGGATCTGCCCCTACGATCTCCTCGATTGGATACACATCCATTGCGTATTCCGATACGAAGGCATTTGTACCTGCTCCCGGAGGGGTCGCCAACACCTATACCGCCTATGTCATATCCGATGGCAAGATCTACTATGGAGTCGGAACATCTTCCGGCACCGGTATCGCTCTCGGTGAAGGGAAGACCGTCTATTCCGTGACCGGTACGGTCAAGGACGTCGACGGCAAGGCCGCATCCGGAGTCACCGTGACCTTCATAAGGGGTGACGACGGCGCAGTGTTCAGCTGCACCACCAACGGTGACGGTCAGTATACCGCCTATGTTCCTAGCGGCACCTACACCCTGTACTCCTACAACGGTGACGGTCAGGCGGATCTCAGGACCCTCGAAGTCGCCGGTGACATATCCGCCGACAGCGAGGACGGGAACATCTCCCTGCGCATCGCATACTCCGTCAGTCAGACCGTCAACTTCCACACCGGGACCAGCAGTTCGTCCACCAAGACCCTGCCGTTCTACGGTCTGAGCGGAAAGATCACCGATGGAGAGACCTCCTACAACCTGTACGTACTCACCAACACTTCCGGAAAGGCGGTGTTCTGGGTGCCCAAGGATGGAAGCATAGATGTGACCATGTCTGCAATGGACGCCGTTCTGCTGAAGGTCCTGAACGACAAGACCAACTCCTCTACCGGAGTTACGTCCAACACATCTCTGTCCACGATGTCGTTCGAACTCACCGAGGATGCGGAGAAGCCTCTGCAGGTCAAGAAGATCGGAGTGACCAACTCCACCGAATACGACCTGAAGATCTACTACTACACCGACAAGGATTCCGAGACTCCCACATATTTCGAGCTTCAGAAGAACAACGGAAACTCGATCCAGCTGTTCGCCGGCAAGTATTACCTGGTCGTCGACGAGCTCCTCAACCAGGGATACTACGCAGACGACAACTTCACGGTCTATCTCGGTCACAACAACCTCACCCTCGATTCCCTGACCAACGGGTTCGAGTGCTATGCCGTCGAGGTCAAGTACACCGATGGCGACTCCCTCAGCATCACCGCTCTGAAAGATTCCGACGGAAACACCGGGACTTACGAGAAAGGTGACAAGTCTACATCGGACACCACTGTCACTGTGAAGTACTACCTCGAGAAGAACCACGAGTACATCTTCAGCGTCAAGTCCGGAGAAGACAAGGTCGCAGTCTCTCAGAAGATAACCTCCTCCATATCCGCTGTGGATCTGACCTCTCCCTACGAGACGGTGAAGGTCTCCGGATACGTAGGTGTGACAGCGGACGGAAGCATGACCGTGGAATACACATACAATGCCGTGGACTACGAGCTCGGAGTCGACATCAAGGACGGAAACTACGAGTTCAACGTTCCGAAGAACGTGACGGTCAGCATGAGTGTGAAGGTCACCGTCGAGAGCAACAATATCAAATACGAGCTCAAGACAGATGCCGACGAGTCTGTGGCGGTCGAGGACAAGGATGTCACCTACAACTTCTCCGTCATCAGCAATGGCGTGGGATCTACCTACGACGATGCCGTAGAGGTAGTCAGCGGATCCTTCGACACCGCAGGAAACGGAACTCTGGAGATCAAGGTCTTCAACACCAACAAATACTCCATGACCTACGTGATAACCGGAAGCTCCGTGTTCGTATTGGACAAGGCCTACACGCTGACGATCGCCGGCGAGAGCAATGGAACGGTCACCGTGAAAGGACATTTCGATGCCACCAAGATCGGGGCCGGGGACTCCAACATGTATGTGACCGTTTCCGACACCGTCGGTAACGAGGTCGCCAAGTGCATCGTTCCTGCGAACAAGTATGCAGCCGCTTCCACTGTGAACGATACCGTCGTAAACGTCACATCCGCCGACAAGACGAGTTCCGATATCGCCGCCGGTTCCGTATACAGGTATGCGATAACCATCGTCAACCCCAACTCCAACCTGGAGTATGCGAATGTGACCGCATCGCTGTCCGATTCGTCCGTCACCGGCTGGAAGGTGTTCGTCGTCGACAGCACCGGATACATCATCTATGCAGGCGACAGCACCGAGAAGTTCAATCTGAACGGATTCTCGACCACCACCCTGTATGTCATGGTGATCAACACCGACGGCAGCAGTACGGCCGTTCCCAAGGTCAAGGTCGATGTGACCGTTACCGATGTGGCCGGAAATGCCGTATCGTTGAAGACCGACAGTTCGGAGATCACGGTGAGCGGCAATATCGCATCCGCGGCCGCCCTGGAGGC
- the pyrF gene encoding orotidine-5'-phosphate decarboxylase, with translation MRKSSRLILALDETDREKALDIADAVSGTVDAIKINWPLVLSAGPEMITELSRRSDVICDFKVADIPNTVHLIVDGALGRGASAVIVHSFTGSDSMKEAVDTAAGRGNIYAVTEMSHPGGKEFTAPNAEALALVGVRCGVKGFIAPATRPDRIAAIRKVIGDREILSPGVGAQGGSASAAISAGADYVIVGRAIYKSDDPSKVAGDIADEIRTVL, from the coding sequence ATGAGAAAGAGCAGCCGTCTGATACTTGCGCTCGACGAGACCGACAGAGAGAAGGCACTGGATATCGCCGATGCCGTGTCTGGCACTGTGGATGCCATCAAGATCAACTGGCCGCTCGTCCTGTCCGCCGGTCCGGAGATGATAACGGAACTTTCCAGACGCTCCGACGTGATATGCGATTTCAAGGTGGCGGACATACCCAACACGGTCCATCTCATCGTCGACGGCGCCCTCGGAAGAGGGGCTTCGGCGGTCATAGTCCATTCTTTCACGGGGAGCGATTCCATGAAGGAGGCGGTCGATACCGCGGCGGGAAGGGGCAACATCTATGCCGTCACCGAGATGAGCCATCCGGGCGGAAAGGAGTTCACGGCACCTAACGCAGAGGCGCTGGCACTTGTCGGAGTAAGGTGCGGGGTGAAGGGATTCATCGCCCCTGCGACTCGTCCGGACAGGATAGCCGCCATACGGAAGGTCATAGGGGACAGGGAGATCCTCTCCCCCGGGGTAGGTGCCCAAGGGGGGTCCGCCTCCGCCGCGATAAGCGCCGGTGCGGATTATGTCATAGTGGGCAGGGCCATTTATAAATCGGACGACCCGTCGAAGGTGGCCGGGGACATCGCCGACGAGATCAGGACGGTACTCTGA